In Alkalicoccobacillus plakortidis, the genomic stretch ACCGTCGATTCCCCAAGCAATGGTTGTTAATAGACCATTATCTGATTTCACGGCTTTCTCACCAGTTTGCATTAACATAAAGCAACCAGTGCCATACGTATTTTTAACCATTCCTGGCTCATAACACGCTTGACCAAATAGTGCCGCGTGTTGATCTCCTGCAACACCTGCAATTGGAACATTTTCACCAAAGAAATGATATCCAACTGTTTCGCCATAAACTTCAGAGGAAGAATGCACTTCAGGCAGCATGCTACGTGGCACATCTAGAATGTCTAAAAGCTCATCATCCCACTCAAGGTCATAAATGTTATACATCAAAGTCCGTGATGCGTTTGTATAATCAGTTACGTGTTTTTTACCACCTGTTAGCTTCCAGATAAGCCATGTATCAATCGTACCAAAAAGTAATTCGCCCTTCTCTGCTCGCTCGCGTGCTCCATCTACGTTGTCGAGTAACCATTTTACTTTTGTACCTGAGAAGTATGCATCAATAAGTAATCCTGATTTCTCTCTAAAAAGATCGTTATGTCCTGCCGCTCGAAGTTCTTGGCAGATACCATCTGTCTGGCGAGACTGCCATACAAGCGCATGGTAAATTGGTTTATTTGTTTCTTTATCCCATACAACTGTCGTTTCACGTTGATTTGTGATCCCGATAGAAGCAATTTCTTTTGCAGTAGCACCCGATTCAGATAAGACACCAGCAATAACGGCAAGAACGGAACCCCAAATTTCATTCGCATCATGTTCTACCCAACCTGGTTTAGGAAAGTATTGTGTGAATTCACGTTGAGCTGAATGAACGATTTCACCTTTTTTGTTAAAAAGAATAGCTCTTGTGCTAGTTGTACCCTGATCTAATGATAAAATGTATTTTTTCTCCATGACGAAATTCCCCCTTAAATAAATTAGTTCTTAATGGTTAATTGCTTTTGCTTGTTTTGATTTAGCGATTGAAAAGGTTGTAGATATTCCAACCAATGCAAGGATAGCAACAATTCCTACAATGACGCCAACTAAAGAACTTTCTAGAAAGACAAATTGATAAAATACAGCACCGATGACCCCACCTAGTAGTGGTCCAATAATTGGCACCCATGCATAATTCCAATTGGATGGTCCCTTGCCATGAATCGGAAGAAGAAAGTGGGCAATTCTCGGACCTAAGTCACGAGCGGGATTAATAGCATATCCAGTTGTTCCCCCTAAAGAAAAACCAATTGCCGTAATTAATAAGCCTACAATAAACGGATTCAATCCATCTGTGAATTGATTCGCACCAATCGCTAGTAATCCAAAAATTAATACAGCGGTTCCAATAGCTTCACTAATAACATTAGATGGATAATGAGGAATAGCAGGGTCAGTTGCAAATACACCGAGCTTAAGTCCTTGATCCTTCGTTTCTTTCCAATGTGGTAAATAATTCAAATAAACAACACATGCACCAAGAATGGCGCCAATTAGCTGACCAGCAATATAAGTCGGAACCATATTCCACGGAAATTCACCAATTGCTGCAAAAGATACCGTTACTGCCGGGTTTAAGTGTCCGTCACTAACGGTTCCAGATACATACACACCCATCGTAACAGCTAAACCCCAAGCGACTGAAATAGCAATCCAGCCAGAGCCCTCAGCTTTTGATTTTTTTAATAGATGACCGGCTACTACACCGCCACCAATAATAATTAATACCATCGTTCCTATCATCTCAGCCAAAAATTCTGCAAACATTCATACTCCCCCTTGTATATAACCTACCCTAATACCTAATTTTTCTAACACAAAAAAAGAGCAGCTTTCTATTCCCGTAGTAATTTTACTAAGGAATAAAAAGCTGCTCTCATTGGCTCATCAGCTTGGCATTATAAACTTAGGTCCACTATAACGCATACATTCTTTTTTGTAAACCCTTACTTTTTGAGTGAATTATTCATCTTTTAGTTTTTTGGGAAGTTTGATTAGGACTGTAGTACCCTTATCAGGTTGGCTTGTATAGGTTACACTGCCTCCCATCTCTTCAATTAATCGAATGGATACCATTGTACCAAGACCTGTTCCTTTTTCCTTTGTTGAATAATAAACGGTTCCTACTTTTGCCAACTCCTCTTTGTTCATTCCTTTTCCAGTATCTTCTATACGAATCTCTATTGTCTTATGCTTCGATTGCATGCTAACTTCTACCTGCCCACCAGGGGTTGCGGCTTCAATTGCATTTTTCACAAAATTAATAATTGCTTGCTTAAACTTTGATCGATTCGTATGAATAAATACCTCTTGATCTTCCGTTTGAAGCTCTTTAAATAATACACCTTCCTTAAAAGCATACGGATTTAGAAGAGTAATAATGTGAGTCAAACACTCTTTTACAGGGATCAAACTGCTATCACCAAGCTTGGGTTTCGCGAGAGTTAAATATTCGTGAATAATGTTCTCCGCCCGGTTTAACTCACTTAGTATCAACTGATAATATTCTGGCTTAACCTTTGATTCATCTTCTTTCATAAGTTGAAGAAACCCTTTTACAACGGTTAGTGGATTTCTAACCTCGTGTGCAATAGAAGCTGACAGTTCACTAATCGACTGTTGTCTTACTGCATAAAGTAACTCCTCTTGCATTCTCTCTCTTTTTAAGAGCATTTCATACAACGAAGCTGCACCAAACATGGATAACAAAATTAGTGCGGAGTAAACGACAGAGGAGACTAGTAACTCATACCCCTCTGAAATGAATACATCTTCTACCCCAAATGTCATTGCGGCTAAGAAGAGTTGCAAAACAATTGGAAACATAATCCCAATCATTGACAGCTTTAAGCGATTGCTTTTTACTGGACTCTCTTTTACATAATGTGTTAACCATAAGAAGAACAATGGATTAATGAGCAGACCAATAATGCCATATAAAAGCATATCCCCACCAAAATATATCCGCACCAACATCGCTATGATACTTACAATAATCCCGGCTTTTCGGCTACCATATAGAAACGCAATCACAATTGGAACAAAACGCAAATCCCATAATACACCGTAATTATAAAAAGGAAATAATACACACAACACCGCAGAAATGGACATAAAACTAATTAATACTGCGTTATTCCGTTTCTCTGGCTTTCCCTCATAAAGAACTAAGTAAATAATTATAGGTACTAATACGATTAGCACATGTAATAACAGCTTCTCAAAAATCATGTTGTTGGCGCTCCCCACACTTATAGACAATTATTCTAATCGTTAATGCATTCGACACCGATAAACAAATTCCTGTATGTAGTTTATAAATGTCTTGTCAGATATAAAAAAAACCGGCTAGATTTAGCCGGTTTGTTGTTGCTCATGTTTTTGATGAAGTCCAAAATAAAAGCCTTTTCTCTCCATTAATTCCTCATGTGATCCATCTTCTGTAATTTGACCATCCTGTAAGACAAAAATTCGATCTGCTTGCTCAATCGTATTCAGACGATGGGCAATCATAAAACTTGTTCTACCTTCCATCAGTCGCTTGAGTGCTTCTTGAATACGCATTTCTGTAATCGTATCGATACTTGAAGTGGCCTCATCCAAAATTAAAATGGAAGGATCAGCCAGAATGGCTCTTGCGATGGACAGAAGTTGTCTCTGTCCTTGACTGATACCTCCCCCATCTTGTTTGAGTTTAGTATCGTACCCATTTTCAAGCCGCATAATAAAGTCATGTGCATTGGCTTTTATTGCAGCTTCTTCTACTTGTTCATCCGTTGCATCTAAACGTCCGTACCGAATATTTTCTCTGATACTGCCTTGAAAAAGAAACGAATCCTGTAAGACAAATCCCATTTTTGCTCGTAAGCTTTCTTTTTTGATTTGCTTAATATCCTGATCATCGACTAATATTCGTCCTTTGTCTGTATCATAAAAATAAGACAATAAATTAATGATCGTTGTTTTACCTGCCCCGGTTGGCCCTACAAACGCAACGGTTTCACCAGCTTTAACTTTAAAAGAAACATCTGTGAGAATTGGGTCATCCTCATATGAAAAAGAAACATGATCAAATCGTACATCACCATTTATAGACTCAATAGATTTCGCACCATCATGATCTTGATCTGATGGCTCATCAATTACTTCAAATACTCGCTCAGCTCCAGCAATTGCTGAAAGTAATGTGTTAAACTGGTTTGCTAAGTCATTTAGTGGGCGCGTGAACTGCCTAGAGTACTCAGCAAAAATGACGATTGTTCCTACCGTTACCCCAGTCCCTGGATTTAGTGCGAGTAACCCACCAACACCGGCAATAATAGCAAAGCTTGCATTATTTAACACGTTCATGACTTTTGGAATAAAACCCGAATATGTTTGAGCCCAAAAACCAGATGTACGAAGGGTTTGATTTTTCTCTTCAAAATCCAGAATGATTGGCTCTTCTCTTGAAAATGTCTTGACCATAGCCTGACCAGCAATTGTTTCTTCAATATATCCATTTAAATCACCAAGATTTTGCTGCTGTTCTTTAAAGAAAATTGAGGTCCGTTTAGTAATCCATTTCATTCCCAAGATCATCAGTGGAATCACCATCAGCGTCACCACAGTAAGCAGAGGGCTTAACCACAGCATAACAGCCAAAATCCCAATAAAAGTAATGATACTTGATAATAGTTGGATAATAGAACTGTTTAATGTATTACTCACATTCTCCATATCATTTGTCATGCGACTCATTAACTCACCATGCTGTTTTTTATCAAAATAGGACAGTGGCAGCTTTTGAATATGGAGAAATAGCACCGTTCTCATCTCTTGAACCGTTTGTTGGGATATACCAATCATCCAATAGTTTTGGTACCAAGTTGCAAGCGAGAGTATGAGATAGATTCCTGCTAAAACAACTAATAGTGAAGGCAAACCATCAAGACTTTGAGCGATAAAATAATTATCAATCGCCATGCCAACTAGAAAAGGACCAAGTAGACTTAGAATGGAACTTACTAACACCATGGTCACAACGAGAATTAGTTTAAAGCGATACACAGATAAAAATGACCAAATTCTAAGTAGTGTACCTTTCCAATCCTTTGCTGTTTTATTTTTTTTATCTTTTTTTATTTTTGCATGGTTTATATCGATTTTTTTATATTGAAAGGGTTCTTTTAAAGGTGAGGGCATCCCTACGCCTCCTTTCCATACTGAGAGTTGTATAATTCCTGATAAAAGGATGATGTGGCAAGAAGTCGCTCATGTCTTCCCTCAGCAATTAATTCCCCATGTTCAAACAACAAAATCGAATCAGCTGCAATCGCTGTAGATAGTTTCTGCGTGATTAATATAGTTGTACATGGATACTGTCGAAGTGCTTTAAAAAATGCGGTTTCCGTTTTATTATCTAATGCACTTGTACTATCATCCAACAACAGAATTTTAGGTAGTCTAATTAGTGCACGTGCGATTGCAATCCGTTGTTTTTGCCCACCTGATAGATTTACACCCCTCTGACCAATACGTGTATCATAGCCAAGCTGGAAGTTTTGAGATAGTATGATGAATTTGTGCGGCCTCAGTTGCTTGAATAATTTCTTCCATCGATGCATCTGGTTTACCCCAGGAGATATTTTCACGAATTGTACCGGAAAATAACATCGTCTGTTGTGATACATAACCTAATGTTTCACGAAGAGTACGCAAATCAAGCTCTTGAATATCCATTCCATCGATCGTGATCTTACCACTACTTGGTTCATATAACCTAGGTAGAAGCTGGAATAAGGATGATTTCCCAGAACCAGTTGCACCTAAAACTGCAACTGTCTGATAAGCAGGAACCGTAAAGGAAATATCGTGTAAGGTTTCATGTTTCGTTTCTGGATAAGAAAAGGAAACCTTGTCGAAGTTAATTTCACCTTTAATACTAAGCTCCTCGGGTTTATCCTTGATGGCTACTTGTTCATCGGCACTGCAATATGTTAAGACCTCATCAATCCGGCTAGCAGAGGCTTTAGCTCTTGAAACAACCATAATAATCATAGAAAGAACCGTTAACGCGCCTGTGATCCGAGTTGCATAATTTATTATGGCTACAATCTCCCCAACCTGTGCTCCACCTGCTTCAATCTGCACACTTCCAAACCAAAGAACAGCAATAATCGATGCATTCATTAATAACAATAAAATAGGTTGAGTGATTTCCATTAAGCGTAATGCACGCATGGTTCGATCTTTTAACTGCTCATTTTTTGTTACAAATTGTTTAGCTTCATGACCACGTCTGACAAAAGCCTTAATCAACTTCATCGCCATCAAATTTTCACGAGTACTGTGATTAACCTGATCCAGCTTGCGCTGAACCCAACCGAACGAGACTGCCCCTTTTCTCATCAGAATCGTGATTGTTAATACCAGTAGAGGAATTACCACAGCAAAAACAAGTGCCAACTGAACATTTACAAAAAACGATAGAAGCACGCCACCGATAATAAGAAGCGGTGCTCTCATCATAATTCGCAGTCCCATAAACACAGTATTCTGAATTTGTGTCACATCGTTTGTAAGACGCATAATTAATGATGACGTTGTGAATTTTTCTAATTTCTCAAATGAAGATAGCTGAATGCGACGATACATCGCTCCCCTTAAATCTAAACCCGTACTCTGGCCAGCATGAGCAGCAAAAAAAGAGTTGATAATTCAGCAAAAAAAGCAAGAACAGAGCTCGCCATCAAGATGGCTCCCCAAAACAGAATCACATTTAAATCTCCCGCTACTATCCCATCATCAATGATCCGCGCTAACATTAACGGTGCTGTTAATTCAGCAACAAGCTCAAGTAACATCAAAACAAGCGCTATCACAACCGCTACTCGATAAGGTTTTATATAAGAAAATACATTTTTCATTCGATCTACTCCTACCTGACCCCAACCCCGGCATCTATTTCGTTAATCTAATTATATCTTATTTTATGTATGAACACGATTATGTCTTAAAAAGAAATAAAAATCGTTAAATGGATATGGAGTTTGCGCGAGGTAGGCTTGGAATTGGTGTCTCCCCGCTGCTTACGCGCGTGGTTCCTGCTCACTCTCCTCCTCCAGGCCCCCACAAAAAATAAGCTAGCTCATAGAGCCAGCTCATCTTGTAGGGAATTGTAGGGTTACGGTGGTTCCATTACCTACTTTTGATTGGATATCAATTTTTATGTGTAGCTTCTCGCACAGTTGATAAACAAGGTGAAGTCCCATGCCTGTTGATTCCCCGTATTTTCGTCCATTTTCACCTGTATAAAATGGACGCTGAATCATTGGCAAATCAGCCGCTTGAATTCCTACACCTTGATCCGTAATTTTAAGTGTTGGTTTATGGTCAGCAATTATCGTTTCAATAACCAAATGTTTGCCTGAATCCTTTGTATATTTGATTGCATTGACAATTATTTGATCTAACATAAAGACAAGCCATTTAGGATCTGTTGAGACGTACATTTCATTGTCTACATCAATCTTTGGATACATTTCTTTTAGGATGAATAATCGTTTGTTTTCCTGAACCACTTGTTGAACGAGTGTTTTGATCTGCACGGATTTAATTCTGAAATCTTGTTCAAATTGTTCAAAACGAGCTGTGTGTAAAGCTAGATCTAAACCTTTTTCTAGCCTTTTTAGTTCAGTTCTAAGAGCAGGATATTCATGATAGTCGGCTTCGTTTTGCGTAATCAAATTCATTACAGATACGGGAGTTTTCATTTGATGTACCCACTGAGTCATAAATTGAACTTGTTGATTTTTGCGAATCTCCAGTTGATGCTGCTCAGCTTGATGTTGATTATAGTATCTGGCAAGTAGTTGATTGTGAGCAAGAATTAACGGGTGATTACCTTCGATCTTAAAATCATGATGTCCGCTTGAAACATCCGTGAGCTTTTTATAATAGGGAGCAAGGACAAAGTAGCGATAGACCAAATATCCAGTTAATAACAAAAAGGACAAAAAGATAGCATACATTAAACTAGTAGGTTCAGCACCTGGATCAAGAAATAAAATTGATCCTACAATGATTGCCTGCAATATATGCACGATAATAAGGAGTCGGTGGTCTCTCCAAAACAAATTCATGATCCATCGCCCCATGTGACATGCAAGCGATACCCCGCTCCACGTATC encodes the following:
- a CDS encoding sensor histidine kinase — encoded protein: MNLFWRDHRLLIIVHILQAIIVGSILFLDPGAEPTSLMYAIFLSFLLLTGYLVYRYFVLAPYYKKLTDVSSGHHDFKIEGNHPLILAHNQLLARYYNQHQAEQHQLEIRKNQQVQFMTQWVHQMKTPVSVMNLITQNEADYHEYPALRTELKRLEKGLDLALHTARFEQFEQDFRIKSVQIKTLVQQVVQENKRLFILKEMYPKIDVDNEMYVSTDPKWLVFMLDQIIVNAIKYTKDSGKHLVIETIIADHKPTLKITDQGVGIQAADLPMIQRPFYTGENGRKYGESTGMGLHLVYQLCEKLHIKIDIQSKVGNGTTVTLQFPTR
- a CDS encoding MIP/aquaporin family protein → MFAEFLAEMIGTMVLIIIGGGVVAGHLLKKSKAEGSGWIAISVAWGLAVTMGVYVSGTVSDGHLNPAVTVSFAAIGEFPWNMVPTYIAGQLIGAILGACVVYLNYLPHWKETKDQGLKLGVFATDPAIPHYPSNVISEAIGTAVLIFGLLAIGANQFTDGLNPFIVGLLITAIGFSLGGTTGYAINPARDLGPRIAHFLLPIHGKGPSNWNYAWVPIIGPLLGGVIGAVFYQFVFLESSLVGVIVGIVAILALVGISTTFSIAKSKQAKAINH
- a CDS encoding sensor histidine kinase, translated to MIFEKLLLHVLIVLVPIIIYLVLYEGKPEKRNNAVLISFMSISAVLCVLFPFYNYGVLWDLRFVPIVIAFLYGSRKAGIIVSIIAMLVRIYFGGDMLLYGIIGLLINPLFFLWLTHYVKESPVKSNRLKLSMIGIMFPIVLQLFLAAMTFGVEDVFISEGYELLVSSVVYSALILLSMFGAASLYEMLLKRERMQEELLYAVRQQSISELSASIAHEVRNPLTVVKGFLQLMKEDESKVKPEYYQLILSELNRAENIIHEYLTLAKPKLGDSSLIPVKECLTHIITLLNPYAFKEGVLFKELQTEDQEVFIHTNRSKFKQAIINFVKNAIEAATPGGQVEVSMQSKHKTIEIRIEDTGKGMNKEELAKVGTVYYSTKEKGTGLGTMVSIRLIEEMGGSVTYTSQPDKGTTVLIKLPKKLKDE
- a CDS encoding ABC transporter ATP-binding protein, whose translation is MPSPLKEPFQYKKIDINHAKIKKDKKNKTAKDWKGTLLRIWSFLSVYRFKLILVVTMVLVSSILSLLGPFLVGMAIDNYFIAQSLDGLPSLLVVLAGIYLILSLATWYQNYWMIGISQQTVQEMRTVLFLHIQKLPLSYFDKKQHGELMSRMTNDMENVSNTLNSSIIQLLSSIITFIGILAVMLWLSPLLTVVTLMVIPLMILGMKWITKRTSIFFKEQQQNLGDLNGYIEETIAGQAMVKTFSREEPIILDFEEKNQTLRTSGFWAQTYSGFIPKVMNVLNNASFAIIAGVGGLLALNPGTGVTVGTIVIFAEYSRQFTRPLNDLANQFNTLLSAIAGAERVFEVIDEPSDQDHDGAKSIESINGDVRFDHVSFSYEDDPILTDVSFKVKAGETVAFVGPTGAGKTTIINLLSYFYDTDKGRILVDDQDIKQIKKESLRAKMGFVLQDSFLFQGSIRENIRYGRLDATDEQVEEAAIKANAHDFIMRLENGYDTKLKQDGGGISQGQRQLLSIARAILADPSILILDEATSSIDTITEMRIQEALKRLMEGRTSFMIAHRLNTIEQADRIFVLQDGQITEDGSHEELMERKGFYFGLHQKHEQQQTG
- the glpK gene encoding glycerol kinase GlpK, whose translation is MEKKYILSLDQGTTSTRAILFNKKGEIVHSAQREFTQYFPKPGWVEHDANEIWGSVLAVIAGVLSESGATAKEIASIGITNQRETTVVWDKETNKPIYHALVWQSRQTDGICQELRAAGHNDLFREKSGLLIDAYFSGTKVKWLLDNVDGARERAEKGELLFGTIDTWLIWKLTGGKKHVTDYTNASRTLMYNIYDLEWDDELLDILDVPRSMLPEVHSSSEVYGETVGYHFFGENVPIAGVAGDQHAALFGQACYEPGMVKNTYGTGCFMLMQTGEKAVKSDNGLLTTIAWGIDGKVEYALEGSIFVAGSAIQWLRDGLRMFNDAKNSEKYAERVSSTDGVYMVPAFVGLGAPYWDSEARGAIFGLTRGTTKEHFVRATLESLAYQTRDVMRAMVADSGIEVKKLRADGGAVKNDFLMQFQSDLLNLPVERPVINETTALGAAYLAGLATGFWESKEEIAKNWQVEKSYDSQMGEEEREALYDGWKQAVEATMGFKPNVK